In the genome of Luteitalea pratensis, the window TGGCCGACGCGAGCCCGATTCCGGTGCTGCTGTACAACCAGCCGGCGGTGTTCGGCGCAGAGATTGCCGCGTCGACCGTCGCCATCCTCGCGCGTCACGACAACATCGTCGGCATCAAGGACTCGAGCGGAAACATCGCGCACGTCAACGACGTGCTGGCGCGCGTGGCGGCCGAGTTCAGCGTACTCACCGGGGTGGCCGGCATCATGTACCAGGCCCTGCTCAGCGGCACCAGGGGCAGCATCGTCGCCGTGGCCAACGTGGTGCCGAACCTGTGCGTGGAGTTGTACGAATTCGTCATGACCGGCGAACTGCACAAGGCGCTGGCGCTGCAGCGCGCGCTCGCGCCGCTTGCCAATGCGGTGACGATGCAGCACGGGGTCGCGGGGCTGAAAGCGGCGATGACGCTCGCCGGCTACTCGGGCACCATTCCGCGCCTCCCACTCGAACCCGTCGCCTCAGAAGTCGAAGAGGAGTTGCGCGGCATGCTGCGCCACCTCGAACTGTTCACAGGGTGGACGCTCGAGAATCGCGGCGGCCGCCCGGACGGGCCGGCGGAGGCGCATCCGTGAGGCGTCTCCTCCTCGCGAGCGTGCTCCTGGCCGGGATGGTCACGGCCCTGGAGGGACAACAGGAGCGACGGGAATTCCCGCCGACCACGGCACCCCTGTCGCGCGCGCTCACTGTCCTGACGTTCAACATCCACCATGCCGAAGACACCGACGGCAAGGTGGACGTCGGGCGAATTGCAAAGCTCATCCAAAACAGTCAGGCCGACATCGTCGGGCTTCAGGAAGTGGATCGCGGCGTCGAGCGCACGGCACGACGTGATCTCCTGAAGGAGATTGCCGACCACGCCGGCATGCGCTTCGCCTTCGGCAAGAATCTCGATCACCAGGGCGGCGACTACGGCAACGCGCTGCTCACGTCACTGCCGATCGTGTCGGTGGGCAACAAGCGGCTGCCCAACACGGGCGGCGGCGAACAACGCGGGGTGTTGCAGGTGGTGGTCGACGTCGAGGGCACGCAGGTGCTGGTGCTGACCACGCACCTCGATCACCGCAAGGAAGACCCGCAGCGTGTGGCCAGCGCCGACGCCATCCTCGACATGGTGCAGGCGTTCGGCCCTGGTCCGGTCGTGGCCATGGGCGACTTCAACGACGTCCCTGGCAGCGCCACCTGGACGCGCCTGATGACGGTATTCACGGATACGTGGGCGGCGGTGGGCAGCGGCGATGGCTTCTCCATCCCCGTCGAGGCCCCTGCGAAACGTATCGACTGGATCCTGGTGAGGGGGGCCGAACCGGTCTCGGCCGAGGTCCTGAAGTCGGAGGCATCCGACCACTTGCCGGTGGTGGCCAGGGTGAAGCTCCGATAATTGCAGAAGTTCAGACGTTCAGAAGTTCATCAGCACCACCTGAGCGCTTCGACGGTTGGCGGTGTCCATGAAATTCTGCAATCCCTGCAATTCTGCAATTCCCAGCGGTAGGAAGGGCGGCCGACCCTCTCCGAGCGGCCGCCCGGGCGGCTGCTAGTGCGCCATCTTGATCGAGCTGACGGCGATGATCATCTTGCCGTCCTTCTCGGTCACGTCACCGGTGGCTTCCACCTTGTGACCGGCAAACTCGATGAGCTTCGCGTTCTTGTTCTCGGTCCAGGCGCCGGTGACCTCGTAGATGCCCTTGTCGTTGGCCACGGCCAACGGCGAGCCCTTCTTCGCGCAGGAAGCCGCACAATCGGCATGGCCTTCGCTCGTCGCCTTTTCCGTGCCCTGCTTGGTGTTGCACGTCACGTCGACGAGCACGCCCGATACTGTCTTGGTCTCGGCCGACAGGCCCGTGCCAAACGCGAGAGTCGCCGCGGCGACGCCCAACATGAACTTCCGCATGTCTCTCTCCTTTGCGCGGCCCAGTTGCGCCCCTCCATACCCTCTCGGTGAATGGGGAAGCCGGCCGCATCGTGCCGTCATCGTCCCCGGGGGACCCGGAACCCGACGACGGAACCTGTCTGCAACGGCTTACGATGCGGAGTACTGGCCGGATTGTCAACTGTGACGCATTGACAGCCCCGCTGGTCCCCGGCTACGCTTTCGGGGTCATGGCGTGCCGCAGCCAGCATCATCACCATCGCCACCAGGCCCACGCCCGTGGGACCGGTGATGGTCTGCGCGCCTGCTGAACACGACGTTCGCACTACCCGAACAACAGCACGCCTCCTGCAGCCTCGCTGGTCCACCCAGCGGGGTTTTTGTGTTTTCAGGGGCTTTTCCAGGGATCCGGGATGGACTTCGACAAGTTTCACGGGCTGGTGCCCGCCGTGGTGCAGGACGACGCGAGCAACGAGGTGCTGATGGTCGGCTTCATGAACGCGGAGGCGCTGCAACGGACCCGCGAGACGGGGTTCGTGACCTTCTTCAGCCGTACCCGCAAAGCGCTCTGGATGAAGGGCGAGACGTCGGGCAACCGCCTGAGGGTGGTCCGCCTGCTCACCGACTGCGACACCGACACCGTGCTGGCCCGCGTCGAGCGGCAGGGTGACGGCCTCGTCTGCCACCTCGGGACCGTCAGCTGCTTCACCCAGGAGATCGCCTGAGCATGCCGCCCCTTCGCCTCGGCATCCCCAAGGGTTCGCTGCAGGACTCCACCGTGCAGCTGTTTGCGCGCGCCGGCTGGAACATCTATGTCAGCTCGCGCTCCTACTTCCCGGGCACCGACGACAGCGAGCTGGAGTGCATGCTGATCCGCGCCCAGGAGATGGCCCGGTACGTGGCTGACGGCGTCATCGACGCGGGGCTCACGGGACAGGACTGGATCGCCGAGCAGCTCATCGCCTCCCGCGCCGAAGTCGTGCCGGTACAGGAACTGGTCTACTCGAAGCAGAGCTTCGGGACGGTCAAGTGGGTGCTCGCGGCGCCTGAGGACTCACGCTTCAAGACGCCCAAGGACTTCGCCGGCTGCACCATCGCCACCGAGCTGGTCCGTGTCACCCAGCAGTATTTCGAGGAACGCGGCGTAGATGTCACGGTCGAGTTCTCCTGGGGAGCGACCGAGGTCAAGCCGCCCGTGCTTGCCGACGGCATCGTCGAAGCGACGGAAACCGGCTCGACGCTGCGCGCGAACCGGCTGCGGATCATCGACACCGTGATGGAATCCAAGACCCAGCTGATCGCCAATCCCGCGGCGTGGGCCGACGCCTGGAAGCGCACCAAGATCGAGAACATCGCCCTGCTGCTGCGCGCCGCGATCGAGGCGCAGGGTCGCGTCGGGCTGATGCTCAACGTCAGGCGCGAGGGGTTGGCGCGTTTGCTGGAGTTGGTGCCTGCGCTGCGCCGTCCCACGATTTCGCCGCTGAGCGATGACGAGTGGGTGGCCGTGAACACGATCATCGAGGAGCGGACCGTGCGCGACCTGGTCCCGAAGCTCAAGTCTGCTGGCGCAGAGGGCATCGTCGAGTATCCCCTCAACAAGATCGTGATGTGAACATGCTGCCGATTCTCGAGTCCACCGACACCAGGGCGTTGCGGCGGTTGCTGGATCGCACGCCGGACGATCACGCCCGGATCGAGCCGGCGGTGCGGGACATCCTTGGCGCGGTGCGCACGCGAGGCGACAAGGCGCTGGTGGAGTTCGCGCGCAAGTTCGACCGCCTCGAGGGACCGATCGAATTGTCACCCGCGGAGATCCATGCCGGCGCCGGGGACTGCCCCCGCGAAGTACGGGCGGCCATCCGCAAGGCAGCGCGACACATCCGGATGGTGGCCAGGGCGCAGGTGCCGGCCACATGGACGAAGCAGGTGGCGCCAGGGGTCAAGGTGTCCCAGCGCGTGGTGCCGCTCGAGCGCGTCGGCTGCTACGTCCCGGGCGGGCGTTACCCGCTGCCGTCGTCACTCCTGATGGCTGCGGTCACGGCACGCGCGGCCGGCGTGCCCGAAGTCATCGTGACGTGCCCGCGTCCGGACGCCTCGGTGCTCGCCGCGGCCGTCGAAGCGGGTGTGGACCGGATCTTCCAGCTTGGTGGCGCGCAGGCCATCGCGGCGCTGGCCTATGGCACGGCCACCGTGCCGCGCGTGGACAAGATCGTCGGACCGGGGAACGCGTACGTCGCGCTGGCCAAGGCGCTCGTGGCCCGCGACTGCGCCATCGATTTCTTCGCCGGACCGAGCGAGATCGTCGTCGTCGCCAGCTCCGGTGATCCCGCGTGGATCGCCGCCGATCTGCTCGCGCAGGCGGAGCACGACGTCGATGCCCGCGCCCTCTTCCTCACGCCATCGCGCCGACTCGCGCAGCAGGTCGCGCGCGCGATCGAGGCGCAGCTGGCCGGACCCGATGCGCAGGGCACACCGGCACGCGACTCACTCGCGCGCAATGGCGCGATCGTCGTGACCCGGACTATCGCGGAGGCGGCCGCGCTGGCGAACCGCATCGCGCCGGAACACCTCGTGGTCGACACGCCCGAACTCGGTGCGTCGATTCCGGTGGCGGGCTCGATCTTCGTCGGCGCCTGGACGGCGCAGGCCGCCGGTGATTACGCCATCGGCTCCAATCACGTGCTGCCGACCAGCGGCGCGGCGCGGTTCCGCGGCGGCCTGCACGCCTGGGATTTCGTGCGGGTCTCGACCGTCCAGCAACTCACGAAACGGGGCGTGGCGTTGGTCGGGCCGACCGCGGCGACGCTGGCTGATGCCGAAGGCCTGAAGCTGCATGCGGCATCGATCCGCGCCCGGCTCGGCATCGCACCGAAGGTTGGGCCGGTGAAAGCACGGGCCCGCCGTCCATCCGCGCGGAGCAGCCGATGACCACTGCGCGAGCAGGCGATCGGGCCGGGACGTCCGGCTCCATGGAACGTCCTGGCACGGTGGCGCCAGCCGGTGCGAACCAGTACGAGTACGACCGTGCCGACGCGCCGGCCGACGCCCTGCGGCTGCACCTCAACGAGCACACGGGCGGCTGCTCGGCCGCCGTCACCGAAGCCGTGGCGCGAGTCACGCGCGAGACAGTCGCGAAGTACCCGGACTACACGGCGGTCACGCGCGCCGTTGCCGATCACCTCGATGTGCCGACCTCGCGCGTGCTCCTCACCAATGGCCTGGACGAGGGCATCTTTGCCGTGGCGATTGCGCAGCTTCGGCCGCCAGGTGTAGCTGCCGGACTCGTCCGGCAGCCTGCGCGCGGGACAAGTCCCGCGCCTGCTCCTGTTTCGGCGAGCGGAACAGGTCGGAAGTCGCGAATCGTCGCGGGTAGCCTGCAGCCTGTCGCGTGTGGCCTGAACGAGGCCTTGATCCTGGAACCGGCGTTCGGCATGTACGCCGATGCCGTCGAGGCCGTCGGCGGCACCGTCGTGCGCGTGATGCCGGGAGCGGGCCTGTCGCTCGATCGCGAGGCGATCGCTGCGGCCGTCACGCCGCTCACCGGCGCGCTGTTTGTCGCCAGCCCAGGTAACCCCAGCGGTATTTCGTTGACCTTGGCCGAGATCACCTGGCTTGCCTCGCTGTTGCCAGCTGGCGCGCTCCTGCTCCTCGACGAGGCCTATGTCGAGTTCGGCGGGGAGAGCTTCATCCCGCATCTCGACAGGTGGTCGAATGTCGTGGTCGGCCGAACGTTTGCCAAGGCTTACGGGTTGGCCGGCATGCGAGTCGGCGCGGTCGTGGCTCGCGAGGACGTCATCACCCGATTGCGACGCGTGCTGCCGCCCTACAGCCTGAACGTCTTCGTAGTCGCCGCCCTGGAAGCCGCCCTCGGCGACCGTGCCTACATGGACGACTACCGCGCCCAGGTGGCCGAGTCGAAGCGACTCCTGTACGACGCATGCGAGCGCTGGGGCCTGCCCTGCGTGAGGAGCGACGCCAACTTCGTGCTGGTACGCGCGGGCGACAAGCGGCAGGCGCTGCTCGACGGCCTCCAGGCACGCAACATCTACATCCGCGATCGAGACCGGCAACCGGGCTGCGAGGGCTGCGTGCGCGTGACCACCGGTCTCGTGACCCACACGACGACATGCATCGCGGCCATGGAGGAGATCCTGTGCGCAAGGGCGTGATCGCGCGGCACACCCGCGAGACCAAGATCGACATCGCGCTGGGCATCGAGGGCAAGGGTCGCTACCAGGTGCATACCGGCATCCGGTTCTTCGACCACATGCTGGAGCTCTTCACGCGCCACGGCGCCTTCGACCTGACAATGACGGCAGACGGCGACCTCGACGTCGACCAGCATCACACCGTCGAGGACGTCGGGATCGCGCTTGGCGAGGCCTTCACGATGGCACTCGGCACGAAGGTGGGCATCAACCGCGCCGGCTATTTCCTGATGCCGATGGACGAGACGCTGGCAATTGCGGCGGTCGACCTCAGCGGGCGTCCGCACGCGGTCGTGGAACTCGGCGTCAAGGTGCGCCTCGTTGGCGACCTGCAGGTCGAGCTGTTGCACGACTTCTTCGAGGGCTTCGCCCAGGGCGCGCGCGCCAACGTCCACGTCAAGGTGATGTACGGCCGGTCCAGCCACCATCGCGTCGAAGCCGTGTTCAAGGCCTTCGCACGCGCCATGCGCGTGGCCTGCGCGAAGGACAAGCAACTGGCGCGCATGCTGCCGAGCACGAAGGGGCTGCTGTGATCGTCGCGCTCATCGACTACAAGGCGGGCAACCTGACGTCCGTGCGCAAGGCCCTGGCCGCGCTCGGCGCGGAGATCCTGACGCCCGACTCTCCGGCAGATCTCGACCGCGCGGACGCGATCATCGTCCCCGGCGTCGGACACTTCGAGGCAACCGCAGCCCTCGACGCCGGGTGGCACAGCGCGATCCGCTCGCGGCTGGCCGCAGGTGTCCCGCTGCTCGGCATCTGTCTCGGGCAGCAATGGCTGTTCGAGGGCAGCGACGAGGCGCCCGACGTGCCCGGCCTGGGCGTGTTTCCGGGCCGCTGCGTGAAGCTGGACCCTGCGCGCGGGCTCATGGATGACCGGGCCCCCGGTGCCCGGTACCCGGTGCCCGGATCTTTGAAGGTGCCGCACGTCGGCTGGAACGCGCTCAAGCAGACAACCCGTTCGTCACGACTGCTCGCAGGCGTCCAGGACGAGGCGCAGGCCTACTTCACGCACTCGTACGTCGCGCCCGACAGCGACGCGACCGTCGCCATCACCGAGCACGGCGTGCCCTTCGCGAGCGTCGTCGAGCACGGCCTCGTGTTCGGCGCGCAATTCCATCCAGAGAAGAGTGGCGAGACGGGCCTGAAGATGCTCCGCAATTTTCTCGAGGTCGCAGAGGAAGGCCGGGCTCGGAGAGCCGGCCCTACCGGTGCGACTCAGCCACTCCCGACTCCCGACTTGTCCCGCCGAAGCCCTCGGGCGAAGGCGGCTGCCCGATTCCCGCCTGGATTCGACGGCCGAAGGCCGATTGACGAAGGCCGCTCCCGGGAGGTGCGCTGATGCTGTCCAAGCGAATCATCGCGTGCCTGGACGTGCGCGACGGTCAGGTGGTCAAGGGCATCAACTTCGAGGGACTGCGCAATGCGGGCGATCCCGCCGAACTCGCGCGACGTTACAACGTCGAGGGTATCGACGAGCTCGTGATCCTCGACGTGACCGCGACGCTGGAGAAGCGGCGCACGATGGCGCGCACCGTCGCGACCGTCGCGAAGGAACTGTTCATCCCGCTGGCAGTCGGCGGCGGCATCGCCTCCGAGGAGGATGCCGCGGCAGCGGTCGAAGCGGGGGCCGACAAGGTCAGCATCAACAGCGCCGCCGTCGCCAATCCCTCGCTCGTCACGTCCCTCGCGCGGCGCTACGGCTCGCAGGCCGTCGTCGTCGCGATCGACGCCAAGCTCGAAGGTAATCGCTTCGGCGTGTACGTCCGCAGTGGATCCACGCCGACGGGGCGCGATGCCGTCGAATGGGCACGCGAGGCCGCCGATCGCGGCGCCGGCGAAATCCTGTTGACGTCGATCGACAAGGACGGCACGAGGAGTGGTTTCGACCTGCCGATGACCGCCGCCGTCTCGCGTGCCGTGAGCATCCCGGTGATCGCCTCGGGCGGGGCCGGCACCTTCAGCCATTTCTCGGATGTCTTCACCGAAGGCTGCGCCGACGCTGCCCTGGCCGCATCCGTCTTCCATTTCAGTGAACACGCCGTCAGCGAGCTCAAGGCGCACCTCGACGCGCAAGGGATCCCGGTGCGCCTCCGGTAATTACCCGTCGCGCGGCGACCGAGAGTCATGCGTCGACCAAGGTCGACGCCTACGAACGCACCGCTCCCGGTTCCCGATTCCCGATTCCCGATTCCCGGTTCCCGATTCCTCCTAATGCTGATCCCCGCAATCGATCTCCGCGACGGCCAGGTCGTACAACTCGTCCAGGGCAAGCGGCTCGCGCTGGCCACCGACGACTGGCAGTCGTGGGTGGACAGGTTCCGGCCCTTTCCGAAAGTGCAGCTCATCGATCTCGACGCCGCCATGGAGCGCGGCGCAAACGAGCCACTGCTTCGGAAGATCTGCGCCGAGAAGGCGTGTCGCGTCGGTGGCGGGATCCGGTCCATCGAACGTGCGCAGCACGTGCTCTCGCTCGGCGCGACGCACGTCATCGTGAGCTCGGCCCTCTTCAAGGGCGGGCATCTCGATCTCGAGTTCGCCGCACGATTGGCCGACTCGCTGGGACGCGCGCGTGTCATCGCTGCCGTGGACAGCTCCCAGGGTGTCGTCACGATCCGCGGTTGGCAGGAGGCCACAAGGGTCACCGCGGTCGAGGCCGCCCGGGCGCTCGAGCCGTTCTGCGATGAGTTGCTCTACACCAACGTCGACACCGAGGGCCTGATGCAGGGCATCCCGATGGACGCGGTCCGCGCCGTTCGGGAGGCGACCAGCCGCCGCGTCGTCGCCGCGGGTGGCATCACCACCCAGCAGGAGATCGACGAGCTCGATGCCATGGGGGTCGATGCCGTCGTCGGCATGGCCATCTACACGGGCCGCCTGGCACTCAGGCAACCCTGAGCCGCTGAACGCCGAGCAGGTCCGCGGCAGGCCCACATTCGTAGTCGCCGACCTTCAGGTCGACGGGCAGGATCGCGACGCGTCGTGATGCTACGCTTCCGGGCATGTTCCTGTCTTCGTGGCGTGGCCCCGTCGGGCTGGTGGCGCTCGGCGGCCTGGTGTTGGCCGGCTGTGCACGCACCGATCGGTTCAACGTCCGGAACGCACACGCGCACGTCGAGCGGCTCACCGCCTCGGGCAGCCGCTGGAGCGGCACCCCTGCCAACGAGAAAGCCCGCGCCTATCTGATCGAGACCCTCCAGCTGTACGGGTTCGACGTACGGATACAGGAGGCGGACGCGTCCTGGCGCGAGGCCGGTGTCACGACTCGCGTCGCCAACATCATTGCGATCAAGCCCGGGCAGCAACAGGACGCCATCGCCATCGTGTCGCACTACGATTCGGTGGCCTGGGGCCCGGGCGGCGGTGACGATGCCCTGGGGACGGCGGTGGCGCTGGAGTCGGCACGCGTGCTCGGGGCGAGGACAGCTCCGCGCTACGCGCTGATGCTGCTGATCACGGACGGCGAGGAGCACGGCATGATGGGCGCGCGTGCGCTCGTGGACGATCCCGAGATCCGCGCGCGACTGAAGACCTTCATCAACCTCGAGTCGATCGGCACCGACAGCCCGTTCGTGCTGTTCGAGACCGGCCCGGGCACGAGTCCGGCGTTGCGCGCGTGGGCCGCCGCATCGAGGCCGAGGGGCGGCTCGTACATGCAGTCGATCTACGATGCGCTGCCCAACGACACGGACTTCTCGATCCTGAAGCAGTTGCCTGGCGTTTCCGGCATCAACCTTGCCGCGACTGGCGACGGATACACGTATCACACCGATCGCGACCGTGCCGATCGCGTCACCACGCGTGTGCTGGCGCGGGCCGGACAGGTGGTGCTCGACGTAGTCGATGGCCTCGACGCGCGCGCCTCGCTGACACCGGATCCCCGCCCCTCCGTGTACTTCTCCCTGCTCGATCGCGTGGCGTTTGTCGGGTCCTTGCGGACGGCGGTCGTCCTCGGCTGGATCATCGCGATACTCGGCGTGCTGTCGTGGGTCGCGACCCTGCGCCACCTGACGAGGAGTGGCGGTGTCGGCAACCTGCTCACGACCGGACTGTGGGCGCTCATCGCATCGGGGGCCGTGCTGGGCGCGCTCGTGGCCGCGGTGTGGCTGGTTCGCACTGGGCGGGCCGAGCTTCACCCGTGGTTCGCGGCTCCGTGGCGGCTCTTCACGTTCATGACCGTGATGGTCGTGACGGTCACCTGGATGGTGCGGCGCCTCGCGTCCGTGGCCCCCGCGGCTTTCAAACCCGATGGCACGCCGTTCGGCGTCTGGTTCGCGGCGCTGCCCGCGTGGGTCGCACTGCTGATCTTCGCGCTGCGCCATGCGCCGGGCGCGTCGTACCTGATGTCGATCCCGATGCTGGCCGTGGTCGTGCTCGTCGTCCCGACCTCGTGGCTCGTCGGAAGCGAACCTACGCCGAGGACGTGGCCCGCGCGAGTCGGCAGCATCCTCGTGGTCATCATCACGTGGATGCTGTGGGCACCGGACCTGCTCACGCTCCTGCCGTTTGCCGTGACGCTGCTCGGGCGCATGCCCATCGTCACGCCGACGTGGGCGTACCCGTCCGTCTTCTTCCTGGCCGGCATCGTGCTCTGGCCGCCAGTTCTGGCCGTGCTCGTCGGCCGCATGCGCTGGCGTGTCGCACACGGGATTGCCGCCGGCACGTTGATGTTCGCGCTGGTCGTGACCGGTGTCCTCGCCTGGGTGGCGCCGGCGTTCACGGTCGAACGGCCGCAGCAGCGCTCGGCCCTGTTCGTGGACGATCGCATCCGCGGTGCGGCGAGCTGGGAACTGCACGGCAACGAGCCTGGCGTGGACATCGGCCCAGGTGCGCCAGCCAACGTCGCCTGGCAGGTGGCCGAACGATCATCGGTACCCGGCAGCGAGATCGACCGGAAGGCGCACCTGTTCCGCGCCAGTGTGCCGCCACCAGCCACGGCCGTTCCCGCCACGATCATGGCGACCATCGTGCGCCGGCCCGGCGACGCCGACGTCGAGATCACCGTGACGCCGCGTGACGCGGAGTGGCAAGCGGTCGCGATCGTGTTGCCCGATTCCATCGTGCCGACCAGGTCCACGCTGGCTGGCCGGACGCGAGCTGGACGCTGGCAGGCCTGGCACACGACGATGCCGAGCGATGGGATCACGTGGCGGGGAACGGTGCCGGCAAGCCAGGCCGATCGACTCGCGGGCACCGAAGTCTGGATTGCGCGGGTGCGCCTGCCCGATGCCGTCGACGGCGAGCGCGTGCCGGCGTGGCTGCGCGCGCCACACACCGCGTGGATGACACAGCACGTCGTGATGTTGGGACTGGCCTTCAACGAGTCGACGGAAGCGCCAGCACCGATGACGCCCTTGACGCTGCCGCTGCCGTCGGCGACGCCCTCGGTCGCTTCGCCGCTGCCACCCGCCGCGACGCCCAGCGGCCGGGTGCCTCGATGAGCGTGACGCGCAAGTCCTGGCTCGATCATCTCGGCCTGGGACGCCCGGAGCTGCGCGCCTGGGCGTTCTACGACTGGGCCAACTCCGCGTTCCTGACGACGATCGTCGCGGCAGTCTTTCCCGTCTACTACAACAACGTCGCCGCGAAGGGTCTGACGCCGGAGACGGCGGCCTTCAACTTCAGCATGGCCACCACCATCGCGCTGGCCGTCAGCGCGGTCATCGCACCGATACTCGGGGCGATTGCAGACCATCGGCCGTACAAGAAGCCCTTCCTCGTCGGTTTCATGGTGATCGGCGTGATCGCCACGATGGCCATGGCGTCGATCGGCGAGGGCGACTGGGCACTGGCGATCGGGTTGTTCATGGTGGCGAACGTCGCGGTCAGCGGCTCGATCGCGTTCTACGACTCGCTGCTGCCGCACATCGCCGCGCCCGAGGAACTCGACAAGGTGTCGTCGTCCGGCTTTGCGCTCGGCTACCTGGGTGGAGGCCTGCTGCTGCTCGTGAATCTCGCGTGGATCCTGCAGCCGGAGCGCTTCGGCATTCCCGACGTGGGCGTTGCGACGCGCCTCGCGTTCTTCAGCGTTGGGGTCTGGTGGCTCGTCTTCTCGATCCCGCTGATGCGCACGGTGGCCGAACCGGCGTTGCCGGGTGGCGGCCATGACTCCAT includes:
- a CDS encoding M28 family peptidase, which gives rise to MFLSSWRGPVGLVALGGLVLAGCARTDRFNVRNAHAHVERLTASGSRWSGTPANEKARAYLIETLQLYGFDVRIQEADASWREAGVTTRVANIIAIKPGQQQDAIAIVSHYDSVAWGPGGGDDALGTAVALESARVLGARTAPRYALMLLITDGEEHGMMGARALVDDPEIRARLKTFINLESIGTDSPFVLFETGPGTSPALRAWAAASRPRGGSYMQSIYDALPNDTDFSILKQLPGVSGINLAATGDGYTYHTDRDRADRVTTRVLARAGQVVLDVVDGLDARASLTPDPRPSVYFSLLDRVAFVGSLRTAVVLGWIIAILGVLSWVATLRHLTRSGGVGNLLTTGLWALIASGAVLGALVAAVWLVRTGRAELHPWFAAPWRLFTFMTVMVVTVTWMVRRLASVAPAAFKPDGTPFGVWFAALPAWVALLIFALRHAPGASYLMSIPMLAVVVLVVPTSWLVGSEPTPRTWPARVGSILVVIITWMLWAPDLLTLLPFAVTLLGRMPIVTPTWAYPSVFFLAGIVLWPPVLAVLVGRMRWRVAHGIAAGTLMFALVVTGVLAWVAPAFTVERPQQRSALFVDDRIRGAASWELHGNEPGVDIGPGAPANVAWQVAERSSVPGSEIDRKAHLFRASVPPPATAVPATIMATIVRRPGDADVEITVTPRDAEWQAVAIVLPDSIVPTRSTLAGRTRAGRWQAWHTTMPSDGITWRGTVPASQADRLAGTEVWIARVRLPDAVDGERVPAWLRAPHTAWMTQHVVMLGLAFNESTEAPAPMTPLTLPLPSATPSVASPLPPAATPSGRVPR
- a CDS encoding MFS transporter, encoding MSVTRKSWLDHLGLGRPELRAWAFYDWANSAFLTTIVAAVFPVYYNNVAAKGLTPETAAFNFSMATTIALAVSAVIAPILGAIADHRPYKKPFLVGFMVIGVIATMAMASIGEGDWALAIGLFMVANVAVSGSIAFYDSLLPHIAAPEELDKVSSSGFALGYLGGGLLLLVNLAWILQPERFGIPDVGVATRLAFFSVGVWWLVFSIPLMRTVAEPALPGGGHDSISAATRHALADLHETFTHLRKYRQAFLMLLAFLIYNDGIGTIIRMASLYGAQLGIAEHHLIAALLLVQFVGVPCAFGFGWLASRIGAKRAIWLSLTVYTFISILGYFMRTAVHFYVLAILVGTVQGGSQALSRSLFASMIPRERSSEFFGFFAVTERTAGILGPLTFAAAIALTGSSRGAILSVIAYFIVGALILARVDIQAGQAAVERRTLNAER